A genomic region of Antennarius striatus isolate MH-2024 chromosome 16, ASM4005453v1, whole genome shotgun sequence contains the following coding sequences:
- the LOC137609651 gene encoding centriolar coiled-coil protein of 110 kDa-like isoform X2: MTRLHGVCSPLRVWMCGCSEMESYEEFCLRTLATLKEKGGFQKMTCDPLWSLKAGSVISFNGRAVLSPLLSAEQRSEMCEHRRRAVQLEMNKQNTQRNKVLVQVQDTLAQPQIQKAPRQEVNKLPVSRSATVTGYALVTDSPGHPRDPGLGLHTKVLPPSPSVMVPLFRGCKAVEEVKVESEEKSEEEEEDDMSLDSLLKRSKDFVKEEHSQQSKAVHMVAKTPSEITADQERRTVPPRMDTGVEFGFSLHHSPVGTPQTHIQHQTLYETNPQQSCYLSPSLPDRYACLPSPESSVSPSPQRRKPRPVSTGNIHITFPIGPADLIPRDSVRSGDGVCVAQRRDDLPGGAKSPDHWNTAGSEFSSSRGGTSPMQDTHSPVSASGCCPMGHRDHLAAGFRRRCYTLDSQPHSYRSGIENIDRSQERVPRFMAGVTWAAPSRRSPAAATNQLYDRDNPSPSLLRPRMTSDMAQVSLRIESDDAQRTNNGRIPSAIFRTATETQAEESKRRAHGVEDMQRLLKEDPAFQMSLFLAEQEKEQQHLHLECETGRRLKEQGCVQPLGGDAYGWTGRSVADRCPIVSPSCPGLKLVYTPSEPLPGHGFPSPVKSCVSSPSIQPPVYLWEPAWAISKPQARLSLVLTAEQQRAFCKIGAIIRGFLTRSLLKTEKVKHLRKTVVDTREFIRSFQTEGTQRRSASSEQDRSLEERVRAQLRAALYDIHNIFFEKPLGDRFVLLQQERELQAERKLRDMEKAKCPKERFVLSAATQRSLDRKKKVNESPAQARKMQQKPKSPTTNRSQAHQGPKPNQGQNSPQLNRQGSWYRRTPEERMRRSDSLKKQHSLG, translated from the exons ATGACGAGGCTACATGGTGTGTGTTCCCCGCTTAGAGTGTGGATGTGTGGGTGTTCAGAGATGGAGAGCTACGAGGAGTTCTGTCTGCGGACTCTGGCCACGCTGAAGGAGAAGGGAGGCTTCCAGAAGATGACATGTGACCCTCTGTGGTCCTTGAAGGCTGGATCTGTCATCAGCTTCAACGGACGAGCTGTGCTTTCACCTCTG TTAAGTGCAGAGCAGCGCAGTGAGATGTGTGAACACAGAAGGAGAGCAGTCCAGCTGGAGatgaacaaacagaacacacagaggaacaaggtgttggtccaggttcAGGACACACTGGCTCAGCCTCAG ATACAGAAAGCACCAAGACAGGAGGTAAATAAGCTGCCAGTTTCTAGATCTGCTACAGTCACTGGCTACGCCCTAGTCACTGACTCTCCTGGACATCCTAGAGACCCTGGATTAGGGCTTCATACAAAAGTTCTGCCTCCCAGTCCATCTGTGATGGTCCCCCTCTTCAGAGGCTGCAAGGCAGTGGAGGAAGTGAAGGTTGAGAGTGAAGAGaagagtgaggaagaagaggaggatgacatgAGTTTGGATAGCCTCCTTAAAAGATCAAAGGATTTTGTAAAGGAAGAGCACAGTCAGCAGTCTAAAGCCGTGCACATGGTCGCCAAGACTCCGTCTGAGATTACTGCTGACCAGGAGAGGAGGACCGTCCCTCCCAGGATGGACACAGGTGTTGAGTTTGGATTCAGTCTGCACCACAGCCCTGTTGGCACACCTCAAACTCACATCCAACATCAAACTCTGTATGAAACCAACCCTCAACAGTCATGCTACCTCTCACCTAGTCTGCCTGACCGGTATGCTTGTCTTCCCAGTCCAGAGTCCAGCGTTAGCCCAAGTCCTCAGAGACGCAAACCACGGCCAGTTTCTACTGGGAACATTCATATTACGTTTCCCATTGGCCCTGCAGACCTTATCCCTCGAGACTCTGTGAGGTCAGGGGATGGTGTCTGTGTGGCCCAGAGGAGAGACGACCTCCCAGGAGGTGCAAAGTCCCCTGATCACTGGAACACAGCAGGTAGTGAATTTAGCAGCAGTCGTGGTGGTACCAGTCCAATGCAGGATACCCATAGCCCTGTTAGTGCCTCAGGATGTTGCCCAATGGGACATCGTGACCATCTAGCTGCAGGATTTCGTCGGCGCTGCTACACCCTGGATAGCCAGCCACACAGCTACCGCTCTGGAATTGAAAACATAGACCGTAGCCAAGAAAGGGTTCCTCGCTTCATGGCAGGAGTTACATGGGCGGCTCCAAGTCGCCGCAGCCCTGCAGCCGCCACGAACCAGTTGTATGACAGAGACAATCCTTCGCCGTCTCTGCTGAGGCCTCGCATGACTTCTGATATGGCTCAGGTTTCTCTCCGGATTGAATCTGATGATGCTCAGAGGACAAACAATGGAAGGATCCCGTCGGCCATCTTCAGAACTGCAACTGAAACGCAAGCTG AGGAGAGCAagaggagagcacacggtgtgGAGGACATGCAAAGGCTTCTGAAGGAAGATCCTGCCTTCCAGATGTCTCTGTTTCTGGCTGAGCAGGAGAAGGAACAACAACACCTCCATCTA gAGTGTGAGACCGGGAGAAGACTGAAGGAGCAGGGGTGTGTGCAACCTTTGGGTGGGGATGCTTATGGATGGACGGGTAGGTCTGTGGCTGACAGATGTCCCATTGTGAGCCCCTCTTGCCCTGGACTGAAGCTGGTCTACACACCGTCTGAGCCATTGCCTGGACACG GTTTTCCCAGTCCTGTAAAATCCTGTGTgtcctctccctccatccagCCTCCTGTCTATCTTTGGGAACCTGCATGGGCAATCAGCAAACCTCAAGCAAGGCTAAGTTTG GTTCTGACAGCAGAGCAACAGAGAGCGTTTTGTAAAATTGGTGCCATAATTCGTGGGTTCCTCACACGTAGTCTGCTCAAAACAGAGAAAGTTAAACACCTGCGAAAGACTGTTGTG GATACACGAGAGTTCATCCGTTCATTCCAGACTGAAGGAACACAGAGAAGAAGTGCCTCCTCAGAACAAGATCGCTCCTTAGAGGAGAGAGTTAGAGCCCAG CTCCGAGCAGCTCTTTATGACATCCACAACATCTTCTTTGAAAAGCCTCTGGGTGATCGAtttgtgctgctgcagcaaGAAAGGGAGCTTCAGGCAGAGAGGAAACTACGAGACATG gagaaagccaagtgcccCAAGGAGAGGTTCGTTCTCTCTGCCGCCACACAGAGGTCTCTGGACAGGAAAAAGAA GGTCAATGAATCCCCAGCGCAGGCAAGGAAAATGCAGCAAAAGCCAAAGAGCCCTACTACCAACAGGAGCCAAGCACATCA AGGTCCAAAGCCAAATCAAGGCCAAAATTCTCCTCAGCTGAACCGTCAGGG GAGCTGGTACAGACGCACcccagaggagaggatgaggcgCTCCGACAGCCTGAAGAAGCAGCACTCTCTGGGTTAA
- the LOC137609651 gene encoding centriolar coiled-coil protein of 110 kDa-like isoform X6, whose protein sequence is MTRLHGVCSPLRVWMCGCSEMESYEEFCLRTLATLKEKGGFQKMTCDPLWSLKAGSVISFNGRAVLSPLLSAEQRSEMCEHRRRAVQLEMNKQNTQRNKVLVQVQDTLAQPQIQKAPRQEVNKLPVSRSATVTGYALVTDSPGHPRDPGLGLHTKVLPPSPSVMVPLFRGCKAVEEVKVESEEKSEEEEEDDMSLDSLLKRSKDFVKEEHSQQSKAVHMVAKTPSEITADQERRTVPPRMDTGVEFGFSLHHSPVGTPQTHIQHQTLYETNPQQSCYLSPSLPDRYACLPSPESSVSPSPQRRKPRPVSTGNIHITFPIGPADLIPRDSVRSGDGVCVAQRRDDLPGGAKSPDHWNTAGSEFSSSRGGTSPMQDTHSPVSASGCCPMGHRDHLAAGFRRRCYTLDSQPHSYRSGIENIDRSQERVPRFMAGVTWAAPSRRSPAAATNQLYDRDNPSPSLLRPRMTSDMAQVSLRIESDDAQRTNNGRIPSAIFRTATETQAEEESKRRAHGVEDMQRLLKEDPAFQMSLFLAEQEKEQQHLHLECETGRRLKEQGCVQPLGGDAYGWTGRSVADRCPIVSPSCPGLKLVYTPSEPLPGHASCLSLGTCMGNQQTSSKAKFGACVQVDIHSFIHSSSAPIDSGRTCKLHTERDSNREPPWCAVTALPTAPPCHLPSRQ, encoded by the exons ATGACGAGGCTACATGGTGTGTGTTCCCCGCTTAGAGTGTGGATGTGTGGGTGTTCAGAGATGGAGAGCTACGAGGAGTTCTGTCTGCGGACTCTGGCCACGCTGAAGGAGAAGGGAGGCTTCCAGAAGATGACATGTGACCCTCTGTGGTCCTTGAAGGCTGGATCTGTCATCAGCTTCAACGGACGAGCTGTGCTTTCACCTCTG TTAAGTGCAGAGCAGCGCAGTGAGATGTGTGAACACAGAAGGAGAGCAGTCCAGCTGGAGatgaacaaacagaacacacagaggaacaaggtgttggtccaggttcAGGACACACTGGCTCAGCCTCAG ATACAGAAAGCACCAAGACAGGAGGTAAATAAGCTGCCAGTTTCTAGATCTGCTACAGTCACTGGCTACGCCCTAGTCACTGACTCTCCTGGACATCCTAGAGACCCTGGATTAGGGCTTCATACAAAAGTTCTGCCTCCCAGTCCATCTGTGATGGTCCCCCTCTTCAGAGGCTGCAAGGCAGTGGAGGAAGTGAAGGTTGAGAGTGAAGAGaagagtgaggaagaagaggaggatgacatgAGTTTGGATAGCCTCCTTAAAAGATCAAAGGATTTTGTAAAGGAAGAGCACAGTCAGCAGTCTAAAGCCGTGCACATGGTCGCCAAGACTCCGTCTGAGATTACTGCTGACCAGGAGAGGAGGACCGTCCCTCCCAGGATGGACACAGGTGTTGAGTTTGGATTCAGTCTGCACCACAGCCCTGTTGGCACACCTCAAACTCACATCCAACATCAAACTCTGTATGAAACCAACCCTCAACAGTCATGCTACCTCTCACCTAGTCTGCCTGACCGGTATGCTTGTCTTCCCAGTCCAGAGTCCAGCGTTAGCCCAAGTCCTCAGAGACGCAAACCACGGCCAGTTTCTACTGGGAACATTCATATTACGTTTCCCATTGGCCCTGCAGACCTTATCCCTCGAGACTCTGTGAGGTCAGGGGATGGTGTCTGTGTGGCCCAGAGGAGAGACGACCTCCCAGGAGGTGCAAAGTCCCCTGATCACTGGAACACAGCAGGTAGTGAATTTAGCAGCAGTCGTGGTGGTACCAGTCCAATGCAGGATACCCATAGCCCTGTTAGTGCCTCAGGATGTTGCCCAATGGGACATCGTGACCATCTAGCTGCAGGATTTCGTCGGCGCTGCTACACCCTGGATAGCCAGCCACACAGCTACCGCTCTGGAATTGAAAACATAGACCGTAGCCAAGAAAGGGTTCCTCGCTTCATGGCAGGAGTTACATGGGCGGCTCCAAGTCGCCGCAGCCCTGCAGCCGCCACGAACCAGTTGTATGACAGAGACAATCCTTCGCCGTCTCTGCTGAGGCCTCGCATGACTTCTGATATGGCTCAGGTTTCTCTCCGGATTGAATCTGATGATGCTCAGAGGACAAACAATGGAAGGATCCCGTCGGCCATCTTCAGAACTGCAACTGAAACGCAAGCTG AAGAGGAGAGCAagaggagagcacacggtgtgGAGGACATGCAAAGGCTTCTGAAGGAAGATCCTGCCTTCCAGATGTCTCTGTTTCTGGCTGAGCAGGAGAAGGAACAACAACACCTCCATCTA gAGTGTGAGACCGGGAGAAGACTGAAGGAGCAGGGGTGTGTGCAACCTTTGGGTGGGGATGCTTATGGATGGACGGGTAGGTCTGTGGCTGACAGATGTCCCATTGTGAGCCCCTCTTGCCCTGGACTGAAGCTGGTCTACACACCGTCTGAGCCATTGCCTGGACACG CCTCCTGTCTATCTTTGGGAACCTGCATGGGCAATCAGCAAACCTCAAGCAAGGCTAAGTTTGGTGCGTGTGTCCAGgtagacattcattcattcattcattcatcttcagcacCCATTGAttcggggagaacatgcaaactccacacagagcgggactcaaaccgggAACCACCTTggtgtgcggtgacagcgctacccactgcgccaccgtgccatcTTCCAAGCAGACAATAA
- the LOC137609651 gene encoding centriolar coiled-coil protein of 110 kDa-like isoform X3, translating to MTRLHGVCSPLRVWMCGCSEMESYEEFCLRTLATLKEKGGFQKMTCDPLWSLKAGSVISFNGRAVLSPLLSAEQRSEMCEHRRRAVQLEMNKQNTQRNKVLVQVQDTLAQPQIQKAPRQEVNKLPVSRSATVTGYALVTDSPGHPRDPGLGLHTKVLPPSPSVMVPLFRGCKAVEEVKVESEEKSEEEEEDDMSLDSLLKRSKDFVKEEHSQQSKAVHMVAKTPSEITADQERRTVPPRMDTGVEFGFSLHHSPVGTPQTHIQHQTLYETNPQQSCYLSPSLPDRYACLPSPESSVSPSPQRRKPRPVSTGNIHITFPIGPADLIPRDSVRSGDGVCVAQRRDDLPGGAKSPDHWNTAGSEFSSSRGGTSPMQDTHSPVSASGCCPMGHRDHLAAGFRRRCYTLDSQPHSYRSGIENIDRSQERVPRFMAGVTWAAPSRRSPAAATNQLYDRDNPSPSLLRPRMTSDMAQVSLRIESDDAQRTNNGRIPSAIFRTATETQAEEESKRRAHGVEDMQRLLKEDPAFQMSLFLAEQEKEQQHLHLECETGRRLKEQGCVQPLGGDAYGWTGRSVADRCPIVSPSCPGLKLVYTPSEPLPGHGFPSPVKSCVSSPSIQPPVYLWEPAWAISKPQARLSLVLTAEQQRAFCKIGAIIRGFLTRSLLKTEKVKHLRKTVVDTREFIRSFQTEGTQRRSASSEQDRSLEERVRAQLRAALYDIHNIFFEKPLGDRFVLLQQERELQAERKLRDMEKAKCPKERFVLSAATQRSLDRKKKGPKPNQGQNSPQLNRQGSWYRRTPEERMRRSDSLKKQHSLG from the exons ATGACGAGGCTACATGGTGTGTGTTCCCCGCTTAGAGTGTGGATGTGTGGGTGTTCAGAGATGGAGAGCTACGAGGAGTTCTGTCTGCGGACTCTGGCCACGCTGAAGGAGAAGGGAGGCTTCCAGAAGATGACATGTGACCCTCTGTGGTCCTTGAAGGCTGGATCTGTCATCAGCTTCAACGGACGAGCTGTGCTTTCACCTCTG TTAAGTGCAGAGCAGCGCAGTGAGATGTGTGAACACAGAAGGAGAGCAGTCCAGCTGGAGatgaacaaacagaacacacagaggaacaaggtgttggtccaggttcAGGACACACTGGCTCAGCCTCAG ATACAGAAAGCACCAAGACAGGAGGTAAATAAGCTGCCAGTTTCTAGATCTGCTACAGTCACTGGCTACGCCCTAGTCACTGACTCTCCTGGACATCCTAGAGACCCTGGATTAGGGCTTCATACAAAAGTTCTGCCTCCCAGTCCATCTGTGATGGTCCCCCTCTTCAGAGGCTGCAAGGCAGTGGAGGAAGTGAAGGTTGAGAGTGAAGAGaagagtgaggaagaagaggaggatgacatgAGTTTGGATAGCCTCCTTAAAAGATCAAAGGATTTTGTAAAGGAAGAGCACAGTCAGCAGTCTAAAGCCGTGCACATGGTCGCCAAGACTCCGTCTGAGATTACTGCTGACCAGGAGAGGAGGACCGTCCCTCCCAGGATGGACACAGGTGTTGAGTTTGGATTCAGTCTGCACCACAGCCCTGTTGGCACACCTCAAACTCACATCCAACATCAAACTCTGTATGAAACCAACCCTCAACAGTCATGCTACCTCTCACCTAGTCTGCCTGACCGGTATGCTTGTCTTCCCAGTCCAGAGTCCAGCGTTAGCCCAAGTCCTCAGAGACGCAAACCACGGCCAGTTTCTACTGGGAACATTCATATTACGTTTCCCATTGGCCCTGCAGACCTTATCCCTCGAGACTCTGTGAGGTCAGGGGATGGTGTCTGTGTGGCCCAGAGGAGAGACGACCTCCCAGGAGGTGCAAAGTCCCCTGATCACTGGAACACAGCAGGTAGTGAATTTAGCAGCAGTCGTGGTGGTACCAGTCCAATGCAGGATACCCATAGCCCTGTTAGTGCCTCAGGATGTTGCCCAATGGGACATCGTGACCATCTAGCTGCAGGATTTCGTCGGCGCTGCTACACCCTGGATAGCCAGCCACACAGCTACCGCTCTGGAATTGAAAACATAGACCGTAGCCAAGAAAGGGTTCCTCGCTTCATGGCAGGAGTTACATGGGCGGCTCCAAGTCGCCGCAGCCCTGCAGCCGCCACGAACCAGTTGTATGACAGAGACAATCCTTCGCCGTCTCTGCTGAGGCCTCGCATGACTTCTGATATGGCTCAGGTTTCTCTCCGGATTGAATCTGATGATGCTCAGAGGACAAACAATGGAAGGATCCCGTCGGCCATCTTCAGAACTGCAACTGAAACGCAAGCTG AAGAGGAGAGCAagaggagagcacacggtgtgGAGGACATGCAAAGGCTTCTGAAGGAAGATCCTGCCTTCCAGATGTCTCTGTTTCTGGCTGAGCAGGAGAAGGAACAACAACACCTCCATCTA gAGTGTGAGACCGGGAGAAGACTGAAGGAGCAGGGGTGTGTGCAACCTTTGGGTGGGGATGCTTATGGATGGACGGGTAGGTCTGTGGCTGACAGATGTCCCATTGTGAGCCCCTCTTGCCCTGGACTGAAGCTGGTCTACACACCGTCTGAGCCATTGCCTGGACACG GTTTTCCCAGTCCTGTAAAATCCTGTGTgtcctctccctccatccagCCTCCTGTCTATCTTTGGGAACCTGCATGGGCAATCAGCAAACCTCAAGCAAGGCTAAGTTTG GTTCTGACAGCAGAGCAACAGAGAGCGTTTTGTAAAATTGGTGCCATAATTCGTGGGTTCCTCACACGTAGTCTGCTCAAAACAGAGAAAGTTAAACACCTGCGAAAGACTGTTGTG GATACACGAGAGTTCATCCGTTCATTCCAGACTGAAGGAACACAGAGAAGAAGTGCCTCCTCAGAACAAGATCGCTCCTTAGAGGAGAGAGTTAGAGCCCAG CTCCGAGCAGCTCTTTATGACATCCACAACATCTTCTTTGAAAAGCCTCTGGGTGATCGAtttgtgctgctgcagcaaGAAAGGGAGCTTCAGGCAGAGAGGAAACTACGAGACATG gagaaagccaagtgcccCAAGGAGAGGTTCGTTCTCTCTGCCGCCACACAGAGGTCTCTGGACAGGAAAAAGAA AGGTCCAAAGCCAAATCAAGGCCAAAATTCTCCTCAGCTGAACCGTCAGGG GAGCTGGTACAGACGCACcccagaggagaggatgaggcgCTCCGACAGCCTGAAGAAGCAGCACTCTCTGGGTTAA
- the LOC137609651 gene encoding centriolar coiled-coil protein of 110 kDa-like isoform X1, translating into MTRLHGVCSPLRVWMCGCSEMESYEEFCLRTLATLKEKGGFQKMTCDPLWSLKAGSVISFNGRAVLSPLLSAEQRSEMCEHRRRAVQLEMNKQNTQRNKVLVQVQDTLAQPQIQKAPRQEVNKLPVSRSATVTGYALVTDSPGHPRDPGLGLHTKVLPPSPSVMVPLFRGCKAVEEVKVESEEKSEEEEEDDMSLDSLLKRSKDFVKEEHSQQSKAVHMVAKTPSEITADQERRTVPPRMDTGVEFGFSLHHSPVGTPQTHIQHQTLYETNPQQSCYLSPSLPDRYACLPSPESSVSPSPQRRKPRPVSTGNIHITFPIGPADLIPRDSVRSGDGVCVAQRRDDLPGGAKSPDHWNTAGSEFSSSRGGTSPMQDTHSPVSASGCCPMGHRDHLAAGFRRRCYTLDSQPHSYRSGIENIDRSQERVPRFMAGVTWAAPSRRSPAAATNQLYDRDNPSPSLLRPRMTSDMAQVSLRIESDDAQRTNNGRIPSAIFRTATETQAEEESKRRAHGVEDMQRLLKEDPAFQMSLFLAEQEKEQQHLHLECETGRRLKEQGCVQPLGGDAYGWTGRSVADRCPIVSPSCPGLKLVYTPSEPLPGHGFPSPVKSCVSSPSIQPPVYLWEPAWAISKPQARLSLVLTAEQQRAFCKIGAIIRGFLTRSLLKTEKVKHLRKTVVDTREFIRSFQTEGTQRRSASSEQDRSLEERVRAQLRAALYDIHNIFFEKPLGDRFVLLQQERELQAERKLRDMEKAKCPKERFVLSAATQRSLDRKKKVNESPAQARKMQQKPKSPTTNRSQAHQGPKPNQGQNSPQLNRQGSWYRRTPEERMRRSDSLKKQHSLG; encoded by the exons ATGACGAGGCTACATGGTGTGTGTTCCCCGCTTAGAGTGTGGATGTGTGGGTGTTCAGAGATGGAGAGCTACGAGGAGTTCTGTCTGCGGACTCTGGCCACGCTGAAGGAGAAGGGAGGCTTCCAGAAGATGACATGTGACCCTCTGTGGTCCTTGAAGGCTGGATCTGTCATCAGCTTCAACGGACGAGCTGTGCTTTCACCTCTG TTAAGTGCAGAGCAGCGCAGTGAGATGTGTGAACACAGAAGGAGAGCAGTCCAGCTGGAGatgaacaaacagaacacacagaggaacaaggtgttggtccaggttcAGGACACACTGGCTCAGCCTCAG ATACAGAAAGCACCAAGACAGGAGGTAAATAAGCTGCCAGTTTCTAGATCTGCTACAGTCACTGGCTACGCCCTAGTCACTGACTCTCCTGGACATCCTAGAGACCCTGGATTAGGGCTTCATACAAAAGTTCTGCCTCCCAGTCCATCTGTGATGGTCCCCCTCTTCAGAGGCTGCAAGGCAGTGGAGGAAGTGAAGGTTGAGAGTGAAGAGaagagtgaggaagaagaggaggatgacatgAGTTTGGATAGCCTCCTTAAAAGATCAAAGGATTTTGTAAAGGAAGAGCACAGTCAGCAGTCTAAAGCCGTGCACATGGTCGCCAAGACTCCGTCTGAGATTACTGCTGACCAGGAGAGGAGGACCGTCCCTCCCAGGATGGACACAGGTGTTGAGTTTGGATTCAGTCTGCACCACAGCCCTGTTGGCACACCTCAAACTCACATCCAACATCAAACTCTGTATGAAACCAACCCTCAACAGTCATGCTACCTCTCACCTAGTCTGCCTGACCGGTATGCTTGTCTTCCCAGTCCAGAGTCCAGCGTTAGCCCAAGTCCTCAGAGACGCAAACCACGGCCAGTTTCTACTGGGAACATTCATATTACGTTTCCCATTGGCCCTGCAGACCTTATCCCTCGAGACTCTGTGAGGTCAGGGGATGGTGTCTGTGTGGCCCAGAGGAGAGACGACCTCCCAGGAGGTGCAAAGTCCCCTGATCACTGGAACACAGCAGGTAGTGAATTTAGCAGCAGTCGTGGTGGTACCAGTCCAATGCAGGATACCCATAGCCCTGTTAGTGCCTCAGGATGTTGCCCAATGGGACATCGTGACCATCTAGCTGCAGGATTTCGTCGGCGCTGCTACACCCTGGATAGCCAGCCACACAGCTACCGCTCTGGAATTGAAAACATAGACCGTAGCCAAGAAAGGGTTCCTCGCTTCATGGCAGGAGTTACATGGGCGGCTCCAAGTCGCCGCAGCCCTGCAGCCGCCACGAACCAGTTGTATGACAGAGACAATCCTTCGCCGTCTCTGCTGAGGCCTCGCATGACTTCTGATATGGCTCAGGTTTCTCTCCGGATTGAATCTGATGATGCTCAGAGGACAAACAATGGAAGGATCCCGTCGGCCATCTTCAGAACTGCAACTGAAACGCAAGCTG AAGAGGAGAGCAagaggagagcacacggtgtgGAGGACATGCAAAGGCTTCTGAAGGAAGATCCTGCCTTCCAGATGTCTCTGTTTCTGGCTGAGCAGGAGAAGGAACAACAACACCTCCATCTA gAGTGTGAGACCGGGAGAAGACTGAAGGAGCAGGGGTGTGTGCAACCTTTGGGTGGGGATGCTTATGGATGGACGGGTAGGTCTGTGGCTGACAGATGTCCCATTGTGAGCCCCTCTTGCCCTGGACTGAAGCTGGTCTACACACCGTCTGAGCCATTGCCTGGACACG GTTTTCCCAGTCCTGTAAAATCCTGTGTgtcctctccctccatccagCCTCCTGTCTATCTTTGGGAACCTGCATGGGCAATCAGCAAACCTCAAGCAAGGCTAAGTTTG GTTCTGACAGCAGAGCAACAGAGAGCGTTTTGTAAAATTGGTGCCATAATTCGTGGGTTCCTCACACGTAGTCTGCTCAAAACAGAGAAAGTTAAACACCTGCGAAAGACTGTTGTG GATACACGAGAGTTCATCCGTTCATTCCAGACTGAAGGAACACAGAGAAGAAGTGCCTCCTCAGAACAAGATCGCTCCTTAGAGGAGAGAGTTAGAGCCCAG CTCCGAGCAGCTCTTTATGACATCCACAACATCTTCTTTGAAAAGCCTCTGGGTGATCGAtttgtgctgctgcagcaaGAAAGGGAGCTTCAGGCAGAGAGGAAACTACGAGACATG gagaaagccaagtgcccCAAGGAGAGGTTCGTTCTCTCTGCCGCCACACAGAGGTCTCTGGACAGGAAAAAGAA GGTCAATGAATCCCCAGCGCAGGCAAGGAAAATGCAGCAAAAGCCAAAGAGCCCTACTACCAACAGGAGCCAAGCACATCA AGGTCCAAAGCCAAATCAAGGCCAAAATTCTCCTCAGCTGAACCGTCAGGG GAGCTGGTACAGACGCACcccagaggagaggatgaggcgCTCCGACAGCCTGAAGAAGCAGCACTCTCTGGGTTAA